In Cydia fagiglandana chromosome 9, ilCydFagi1.1, whole genome shotgun sequence, a single window of DNA contains:
- the LOC134667557 gene encoding cytochrome P450 6B2-like — protein MVFLTVVILAVVLSVLYYYFTRTFSYWKDRNVTGPKPIPFFGNMYRSAMRYDTMGVVFKNIYESFPREKVVGIFRMTTPTLLVRDLDILKHILVKDFDNFVDRGLEFSKEGLGQNLFHSDGETWRGLRIRFSPIFTNSKMKNMMYLLNDRADKFINYVSDTTATTPEQDIHGLVQKYTMSTITGCAFGLDIDTFRGDVQTLKRVDKEIFTPNYAVEFDMMFPGVLKKLNMSLFPAYLELVETVTTQRNGKPSNRKDFMDLILEMKNKKQIEVVKKHGDEETSTIDITNSIIEAQAFVFYAAGYETSASTMGFMLYQLALDTKIQDRLRNEIDEYLERHSNRIEMDTLNELQYLDQVFSETLRMYPIGDTLQRKAANDYKLPGIDATIAKDQVVIVSVSGIHHDEKYYPEPEKFDPDRFSPENVAARHPFAYLPFGLGPRHCIGMRFARVQSSVCIIRLLSKFRLEAGKNTVRSFSNDPYRTVIAPNKTLYVNVYPR, from the exons ATGGTGTTTCTTACGGTAGTGATATTGGCAGTCGTTCTAAGTGTACTGTATTATTACTTCACAAGAACTTTCTCTTATTGGAAGGACCGAAATGTTACCGGACCGAAACCTATACCATTTTTTGGAAACATGTATAGATCCGCCATGCGATACGATACAATGGGTGtagtttttaaaaacatatacgAAAGTTTCCCAAGAGAGAAAGTGGTGGGAATATTCAGGATGACAACTCCAACGCTCTTGGTGCGAGACCTCGACATTTTAAAGCATATATTGGTAAAAGATTTCGACAATTTTGTGGATCGAGGTTTGGAGTTCAGCAAAGAAGGGCTAGGACAAAACCTGTTTCACTCCGATGGAGAGACATGGCGAGGACTAAGAATTCGATTTTCACCCATATTTACAAATTCAAAGATGAAGAATATGATGTATTTGCTCAACGATCGAGCTGATAAGTTTATTAATTATGTTAGTGATACTACAGCGACGACACCCGAGCAAGATATACACGGATTAGTGCAAAAGTACACAATGTCAACGATAACTGGGTGCGCCTTCGGTCTGGATATAGACACTTTTCGTGGAGATGTTCAAACTTTAAAAAGAGTCGACAAGGAAATATTTACCCCTAATTATGCTGTTGAGTTTGATATGATGTTCCCTGGTGTCCTTAAAAAGTTAAATATGTCCTTATTCCCGGCTTACTTAGAGCTCGTCGAAACTGTAACTACTCAAAGAAACGGAAAGCCGTCAAATAGGAAAGACTTTATGGATTTGATATtagaaatgaaaaataaaaaacaaattgaaGTAGTTAAAAAGCACGGCGATGAAGAAACCAGTACGATTGATATAACTAATAGTATAATAGAAGCACAAGCCTTTGTATTTTACGCTGCCGGTTACGAGACCTCAGCTTCGACCATGGGTTTCATGTTGTACCAGCTAGCATTGGACACTAAAATACAGGACAGATTAAGAAATGAGATAGATGAATACCTTGAGAGACATAGCAACAGAATAGAAATGGACACTTTAAATGAGTTACAATATTTAGATCAAGTTTTTAGTGAAACTCTCAGGATGTACCCGATAGGGGATACTTTACAAAGGAAAGCTGCCAACGATTATAAATTACCAGGAATTGACGCTACAATAGCTAAAGATCAAGTTGTGATCGTATCTGTTTCCGGCATTCACCACGATGAGAAGTACTATCCAGAACCGGAGAAGTTTGATCCCGATAGATTTTCTCCAGAAAACGTAGCTGCCAGGCATCCCTTTGCGTATTTGCCCTTTGGCCTTGGACCGCGACATTGCATTG GAATGCGCTTTGCACGCGTGCAGTCCTCGGTGTGCATAATTAGATTGCTCTCAAAATTCCGCCTTGAAGCCGGCAAGAATACCGTTCGCTCCTTTTCTAACGACCCATATCGGACCGTGATCGCTCCTAACAAGACCCTATACGTGAATGTTTACCCGCGGTAG